The Bacillota bacterium genome has a segment encoding these proteins:
- a CDS encoding GNAT family N-acetyltransferase, whose protein sequence is MTTMETERLSIRNFKKSDWEALHEMIVQYESSEYAVYDHQWPTSPEEIKKVAEWFASEDSYLAVCLKDTGQFIGFVSLNQEQKKNCREFNLGYCFNFDYHGKGYAIEACRAALGYAFGELRADRVVAGTAAANRPSCRLLERLGLMKIAESTGSFRNTQDGKPIEFTGYTFAISRDEWSCSSARN, encoded by the coding sequence ATGACAACGATGGAAACGGAGAGGCTTTCCATAAGGAACTTCAAGAAAAGCGACTGGGAAGCTCTGCACGAGATGATCGTCCAATATGAATCATCAGAGTACGCAGTCTATGATCACCAGTGGCCGACATCTCCGGAAGAAATCAAGAAAGTTGCTGAATGGTTCGCCAGCGAAGACAGCTACCTTGCGGTCTGCCTGAAAGACACAGGACAGTTCATCGGATTTGTGTCGCTAAACCAAGAGCAAAAGAAAAACTGTCGAGAGTTCAATCTTGGATATTGCTTCAACTTCGACTACCACGGCAAAGGCTACGCGATAGAGGCATGCCGTGCTGCCCTTGGATATGCGTTCGGCGAATTGCGGGCAGACAGGGTCGTCGCTGGTACCGCGGCCGCCAACCGTCCGTCATGCCGGCTACTCGAGCGGCTGGGTCTCATGAAGATTGCCGAAAGCACAGGTTCCTTTAGAAACACGCAAGATGGGAAGCCTATTGAGTTCACTGGCTATACCTTCGCCATTTCTAGAGATGAATGGTCTTGCAGTTCAGCGCGGAATTGA
- a CDS encoding serine hydrolase yields the protein MVELISGIPWATYVEENILKPLHTDHTTLRQPVPSYLQNQLATGYEYSVASARFGPQPFEYVPAAPAGAFSATATDMARFMITHLQLGRLDGSQISGAETARKMHSTSFCQDGLLPSESAGWEAALADSTKLGSMSPG from the coding sequence ATCGTCGAGCTCATCAGTGGAATTCCCTGGGCCACCTATGTCGAAGAGAACATCCTCAAACCGCTGCATACGGATCATACCACCCTGAGACAGCCCGTTCCGTCATATCTGCAGAATCAACTGGCCACCGGGTATGAATACTCGGTAGCCTCCGCACGATTTGGGCCACAGCCTTTCGAATATGTGCCCGCTGCTCCTGCCGGCGCCTTCAGCGCCACTGCCACGGATATGGCGAGGTTTATGATCACGCACCTGCAGCTGGGACGCCTCGATGGTAGCCAAATTTCGGGGGCGGAGACTGCCCGGAAGATGCACAGCACAAGTTTCTGCCAGGATGGGCTGCTGCCATCTGAGAGCGCCGGGTGGGAGGCAGCGCTGGCGGACAGCACAAAGTTGGGTAGCATGAGTCCTGGCTAG